The Dendropsophus ebraccatus isolate aDenEbr1 chromosome 10, aDenEbr1.pat, whole genome shotgun sequence genome has a segment encoding these proteins:
- the LOC138765832 gene encoding protein sidekick-like, with protein sequence MELTVTLSILSLLSLILRIAAAQQNFMGIKPRFRTVRAGEPVTIHCSVVPRTDIFSVLWSFGCEEENLADHQHYTHRISLFRDGLDMTITNLTEDDSGIYFCQVLNQKGSKGKDPGTILVVTPISHPAAAAQQDPMGRKPPLLTVTAGESVTIHCPIVPDKKFFSVLWSFGCEEGNLFYFQHYTHRMTLPRDGRDMTITNLTEDDSGIYSCQVDGSKTKDPGTILVVTPISHSAGPDYTECPHDPVCPAGVLKMVLDVVRIICLIILIIVMVIAVKQS encoded by the exons ATGGAGCTTACTGTGACCCTCTCCATATTGTCTCTTCTCAGTCTCATTCTACGGATCG CAGCCGCACAGCAGAATTTTATGGGGATAAAACCGAGATTCCGGACAGTCAGAGCTGGAGAACCTGTCACTATACATTGCTCCGTTGTGCCGAGGACAGACATCTTCTCAGTTCTGTGGAGTTTTGGCTGTGAGGAGGAGAATCTCGCTGATCACCAACATTACACACACAGGATTTCACTTTTCAGAGACGGTCTGGATATGACTATTACCAACCTGACAGAAGACGACTCCGGGATTTACTTCTGTCAGGTTCTAAATCAGAAAGGTTCTAAAGGAAAGGATCCAGGAACCATACTGGTAGTGACCCCAATATCACATCCTGCAG CAGCCGCACAGCAGGATCCCATGGGGAGAAAACCGCCATTACTGACAGTCACAGCTGGAGAATCTGTCACCATACATTGTCCCATTGTGCCGGACAAAAAATTCTTCTCAGTTCTGTGGAGTTTTGGCTGTGAGGAGGGGAATCTCTTTTATTTCCAACATTACACACACAGGATGACACTTCCCAGAGATGGCCGGGATATGACTATTACTAACCTGACAGAAGACGACTCCGGGATTTACTCCTGCCAGGTGGACGGTTCTAAAACAAAGGATCCAGGAACCATACTGGTAGTGACCCCAATATCACATTCTGCAG GTCCAGATTATACAGAATGTCCTCATGATCCAGTATGTCCAGCTGGTGTTTTGAAGATGGTGCTGGACGTCGTACGTATCATCtgtctcatcatcctcatcatcgtCATGGTCATCGCAGTGAAGCAATCCTGA